Proteins encoded by one window of Halorussus salinus:
- a CDS encoding magnesium transporter: protein MQTEWSVRAITRATLPVLLGLTVVEIGSGLVLGSFENALLTYPSLLTLVPVTIGTAGNLGSVLAARLSTAFHLGTLSFDPTDDQLAGNAVATVALALTIFPVVGAGAWALSLALGNARLPLRTVVAVALASGAALAVVAVAVTLVATYAAYRFELDPDDVVIPIVTNVCDVLGVVVLFVVVQVLV from the coding sequence GTGCAGACCGAGTGGAGCGTCCGGGCCATCACGCGGGCGACCCTGCCGGTACTCCTCGGACTCACGGTGGTCGAAATCGGGAGCGGCCTCGTCTTGGGGAGTTTCGAGAACGCGCTGTTGACCTACCCCTCGTTGCTGACGCTCGTGCCCGTGACCATCGGGACCGCCGGGAACCTCGGAAGCGTGCTGGCCGCGCGCCTCTCGACGGCGTTCCACCTCGGGACCCTCTCCTTCGACCCGACCGACGACCAGCTCGCGGGCAACGCGGTGGCGACGGTCGCGCTCGCGCTGACCATCTTCCCGGTCGTGGGCGCGGGCGCGTGGGCGCTGTCGCTCGCGCTCGGGAACGCGCGACTGCCGCTCCGGACCGTCGTCGCGGTGGCGCTGGCCAGCGGCGCGGCGCTCGCGGTCGTCGCCGTCGCCGTGACGCTGGTGGCGACCTACGCGGCGTACCGCTTCGAGTTGGACCCCGACGACGTGGTGATTCCGATCGTCACGAACGTCTGTGACGTGCTGGGCGTCGTGGTGCTGTTCGTCGTGGTGCAGGTGCTGGTCTGA
- a CDS encoding anthranilate phosphoribosyltransferase translates to MSGEQLRDDATEIDGEWPLKRLLTEGGVGSGPKTADDMSYEQSREAFDRVLVGDPDPATLGAFLLANRWKESTPDELAGFADSMRERSVVAATPDADPVDCGGNYDGKQKTAVLGVAAGLVAAAAGTPVVAHSGPSLPAKHGTTYGDVLAELGVPTELDPADSAAMTDEVGFGFYAQSRFNPVVHDLRATREEVGVRTSVNTVETLANPANASVHFGSFYHLSYAERIAGTVRESRELPFERVVMAQGMEGYDDVRPGTTRVAEWDAEEGTEGGRIEDGEVETADSGADFEREELQVEDLPADSARVTEEVLTGERDGPFADAVALNAGFRIYAGGDADSVGEGVERARDALADGRAAERFDALLGFEP, encoded by the coding sequence ATGAGCGGCGAGCAGTTGCGCGACGACGCGACCGAAATCGACGGCGAGTGGCCGCTGAAGCGCCTCCTGACCGAAGGGGGAGTCGGCTCCGGGCCGAAGACCGCCGACGACATGAGCTACGAGCAATCGCGCGAGGCGTTCGACCGCGTGCTGGTCGGGGACCCCGACCCCGCCACGCTCGGCGCGTTCCTGCTGGCGAACCGCTGGAAGGAGAGTACGCCCGACGAGTTGGCCGGATTCGCCGATTCGATGCGCGAGCGGTCGGTCGTGGCGGCGACGCCCGACGCCGACCCGGTAGACTGCGGCGGCAACTACGACGGCAAACAGAAGACGGCGGTGCTGGGCGTCGCCGCCGGACTGGTCGCCGCGGCCGCGGGGACGCCCGTGGTCGCCCACAGCGGGCCGTCGCTCCCCGCGAAGCACGGCACGACCTACGGCGACGTGCTGGCGGAGCTGGGCGTCCCGACGGAATTGGACCCCGCGGACAGCGCGGCGATGACGGACGAGGTCGGCTTCGGCTTCTACGCCCAGTCGCGGTTCAACCCGGTCGTCCACGACCTGCGGGCGACCCGCGAGGAGGTCGGCGTCCGGACCTCGGTCAACACCGTCGAGACGCTGGCGAACCCCGCGAACGCGAGCGTCCACTTCGGGAGCTTCTACCACCTCTCGTACGCCGAGCGCATCGCGGGCACCGTCCGCGAGAGCCGGGAACTCCCCTTCGAGCGCGTCGTGATGGCTCAGGGCATGGAGGGCTACGACGACGTGCGCCCCGGCACGACCCGCGTCGCCGAGTGGGACGCCGAGGAGGGCACCGAGGGCGGCCGAATCGAGGACGGCGAGGTCGAGACGGCCGACTCCGGCGCGGACTTCGAGCGCGAGGAGTTGCAGGTCGAGGACCTGCCCGCCGACTCCGCGCGCGTCACCGAGGAGGTACTGACCGGGGAACGAGACGGCCCCTTCGCCGACGCGGTGGCGCTCAACGCCGGGTTCCGAATCTACGCGGGCGGCGACGCAGATTCGGTCGGCGAGGGAGTCGAGCGAGCGCGCGACGCGCTCGCCGACGGGCGTGCGGCAGAGCGATTCGACGCGCTCCTCGGGTTCGAGCCGTGA
- the ftsY gene encoding signal recognition particle-docking protein FtsY: MFDSLKDKLGSFRKDVEETTEEKAEEAEAEAEADAEATADTEADATAEAEAGATAEATADAGAEAAAEPETAESDEGDEDDSSGRSFAQKAKSFAKGEIVIEEQDVEDPLWELEMALLESDVEMNVAKEILESIREDLVGATRSFNSETADVVEEALADSLLKVISVGQFDFDQRIAQADKPVTIIFTGVNGVGKTTTIAKLSKYFEKQGLSTVLANGDTYRAGANEQIQEHADNLGKKLISHEQGGDPAAVIYDAVEYADSNDIDVVLGDTAGRLHTDEGLMDQLEKIGRVVDPDMTLFVDEAVAGQDAVQRAKQFNEAAEIDGAVLTKADADSQGGAAISIAHVTGKPILFLGVGQGYDDVEKFEPEELVESLLGDE, from the coding sequence ATGTTCGACAGCCTGAAGGACAAACTCGGGAGTTTCCGGAAGGACGTAGAGGAGACGACCGAAGAGAAGGCCGAAGAAGCCGAGGCGGAAGCGGAAGCCGACGCCGAAGCGACCGCCGACACGGAAGCGGACGCGACTGCCGAAGCGGAAGCAGGGGCGACCGCCGAGGCGACGGCGGACGCCGGGGCGGAGGCGGCGGCCGAACCTGAAACGGCGGAGTCCGACGAAGGCGACGAGGACGACTCGTCCGGTCGGAGCTTCGCGCAGAAGGCCAAGTCGTTCGCCAAAGGCGAAATCGTCATCGAAGAGCAGGACGTAGAAGACCCCCTCTGGGAGTTGGAGATGGCCCTGCTGGAGAGCGACGTGGAGATGAACGTCGCCAAGGAGATTCTGGAGAGCATCCGCGAGGACCTCGTGGGCGCGACTCGCTCGTTCAACAGCGAGACCGCCGACGTGGTCGAGGAGGCGCTCGCCGACTCGCTCCTGAAGGTCATCTCGGTCGGTCAGTTCGACTTCGACCAGCGCATCGCGCAGGCCGACAAGCCCGTCACCATCATCTTCACGGGCGTCAACGGCGTCGGCAAGACGACGACCATCGCCAAGCTCTCGAAGTACTTCGAGAAGCAGGGTCTCTCGACGGTGCTGGCCAACGGCGACACCTACCGCGCCGGTGCCAACGAGCAGATTCAGGAACACGCCGACAACCTCGGCAAGAAGCTCATCTCCCACGAACAGGGCGGCGACCCCGCGGCGGTCATTTACGACGCCGTGGAGTACGCCGACTCGAACGACATCGACGTGGTACTGGGCGACACCGCGGGTCGGCTCCACACCGACGAGGGGCTGATGGACCAGTTGGAGAAGATCGGTCGCGTCGTTGACCCGGACATGACGCTGTTCGTGGACGAGGCCGTGGCCGGACAGGACGCGGTCCAGCGCGCCAAGCAGTTCAACGAGGCCGCGGAGATCGACGGTGCGGTGCTGACGAAGGCCGACGCCGACTCGCAGGGCGGCGCGGCCATCTCCATCGCGCACGTCACGGGCAAGCCCATCCTCTTCCTCGGCGTCGGGCAGGGCTACGACGACGTAGAGAAGTTCGAACCCGAGGAGCTAGTCGAGAGTCTCCTCGGCGACGAGTAG
- the cobA gene encoding uroporphyrinogen-III C-methyltransferase gives MSYPNQNATTGTAYLVGAGPGDPELLTVKARRLLDEADTVFHDNLVGDDLVETIPECTTVENVGKRPGGERTPQAEINDLLVREAKAGRDVVRLKGGDPTTFGRGGEEAEYLARHGVPFEFVPGVSSAIAGPSAAGIPATHRDHASALAVVTGHEDPTKEDSAIDWDALADIVSAGGTLVVLMGVGRLPDNVAALRQNGVDSDTPVAMVERATLPTERTVTGTLDSIVERARAVDIEPPAVTVVGDVVNVRETVADCLGGAAGELGPAVVGGRADEEVEVNQR, from the coding sequence ATGAGCTATCCGAACCAGAACGCGACCACCGGCACCGCCTACCTCGTCGGCGCGGGACCGGGCGACCCCGAACTGCTGACCGTGAAAGCCCGGCGTCTCCTCGACGAGGCTGACACCGTCTTCCACGACAACCTCGTGGGCGACGACCTCGTGGAGACGATTCCCGAGTGTACGACCGTCGAAAACGTCGGCAAGCGACCCGGCGGGGAGCGGACGCCGCAGGCCGAAATCAACGACCTGCTGGTCCGCGAGGCCAAGGCGGGCCGCGACGTGGTGCGCCTGAAGGGCGGCGACCCGACCACCTTCGGCCGCGGCGGCGAGGAGGCCGAGTACCTCGCGCGCCACGGCGTCCCCTTCGAGTTCGTGCCCGGCGTCTCCAGCGCCATCGCCGGGCCGAGCGCCGCCGGAATTCCGGCGACTCACCGCGACCACGCCTCGGCGCTCGCGGTCGTCACGGGTCACGAGGACCCGACGAAGGAGGACAGCGCCATCGACTGGGACGCGCTCGCGGACATCGTCTCGGCGGGCGGGACGCTCGTCGTCCTGATGGGCGTCGGGCGACTTCCGGACAACGTGGCCGCGCTCAGGCAGAACGGCGTCGATTCGGACACGCCGGTCGCCATGGTCGAGCGCGCGACGCTCCCGACCGAGCGCACCGTCACCGGGACGCTCGATTCCATCGTGGAGCGCGCCCGAGCGGTCGATATCGAACCCCCGGCGGTCACCGTCGTCGGCGACGTGGTGAACGTCCGCGAGACGGTCGCCGACTGCCTCGGCGGTGCCGCGGGCGAGTTGGGTCCGGCGGTCGTCGGCGGCCGAGCGGACGAGGAGGTCGAGGTGAACCAGCGATGA
- the pfdA gene encoding prefoldin subunit alpha produces the protein MGGGGNPELQELSQQLQELEEQQDELESEIEELKDEKGDIDEAIEAIDALETGSIVQVPLGGGAHVRAEVQDLDEIVVELGGGYAAEREEDDAVETLENKQDTLDDRISDLEDEVSEVEDESQQLEQKAQQLQQQQMQQQMQQMQGEQSDEE, from the coding sequence ATGGGTGGCGGCGGCAACCCCGAGCTTCAGGAGCTGTCCCAGCAGCTACAGGAACTCGAAGAGCAGCAGGACGAACTCGAAAGCGAAATCGAGGAGCTGAAAGACGAGAAGGGAGACATCGACGAGGCCATCGAGGCCATCGACGCCCTCGAAACCGGGTCCATCGTGCAGGTCCCGCTCGGCGGCGGCGCACACGTCCGCGCGGAGGTTCAGGACCTCGACGAAATCGTCGTGGAGTTGGGCGGCGGCTACGCCGCCGAGCGCGAGGAGGACGACGCGGTCGAGACCCTCGAAAACAAGCAGGACACCCTCGACGACCGCATCTCGGACCTCGAAGACGAGGTTAGCGAGGTCGAAGACGAGAGCCAGCAGTTGGAGCAGAAGGCCCAGCAACTCCAGCAACAGCAGATGCAACAGCAGATGCAGCAGATGCAGGGCGAGCAGAGCGACGAGGAGTAA
- the rpl18a gene encoding 50S ribosomal protein L18Ae — protein sequence MSSFTVRGKFQSRDGWQEFETSIEADNEEVAEERTYTNFGSYHGVKRTQLEVEEVEAQ from the coding sequence ATGAGTTCGTTTACTGTACGCGGTAAGTTCCAGTCCCGAGACGGCTGGCAGGAGTTCGAGACGAGTATCGAGGCCGACAACGAGGAGGTCGCCGAGGAGCGGACCTACACCAACTTCGGCAGTTACCACGGCGTGAAGCGCACGCAGCTCGAAGTCGAGGAGGTCGAAGCACAATGA
- a CDS encoding magnesium transporter: MSVREVAARAYREALPALAASVVGGLFAGVVLGGMRAELRAVPGLLVLVPALLATRGNVYGSLGARLSTGLHQGLVEPAFDYDERLAAAVAAALANGIAASLFAATVAVLVLTLLGEPVAPLATLVAIALVAGLLSGVALTVAVVSVVVVGFRRGYNPDTLVGPLVTTTGDVFGIAFLLLAVRFVLALGGM, from the coding sequence ATGTCCGTCCGCGAAGTCGCCGCCCGAGCGTACCGAGAGGCGCTCCCCGCGCTAGCCGCGAGCGTGGTCGGCGGCCTGTTCGCCGGGGTCGTCCTCGGCGGGATGCGCGCGGAGTTGCGCGCCGTGCCGGGCCTCCTCGTCCTCGTGCCCGCGCTACTCGCTACTCGCGGGAACGTCTACGGCTCGCTCGGCGCGCGCCTCTCGACCGGACTCCATCAGGGACTGGTCGAACCCGCGTTCGACTACGACGAGCGACTCGCGGCGGCCGTGGCCGCGGCGCTGGCCAACGGCATCGCGGCCAGCCTCTTCGCGGCGACCGTCGCGGTGCTGGTCCTCACCCTCCTCGGCGAACCGGTCGCGCCGCTGGCGACGCTGGTGGCCATCGCGCTCGTCGCGGGCCTGCTGTCGGGCGTCGCGCTGACCGTCGCGGTCGTCTCGGTCGTCGTCGTCGGCTTCCGGCGCGGGTACAACCCCGACACGCTGGTCGGTCCGCTGGTGACGACGACCGGCGACGTGTTCGGTATCGCCTTCCTCCTGCTGGCGGTCCGGTTCGTCTTGGCGCTCGGGGGGATGTGA
- a CDS encoding signal recognition particle protein Srp54 has protein sequence MVLDDLGSSLRDSLGKLSGQSRVTEEDVEEIVKEIQRSLLQADVEVSLVMDLSDSIKERALEEESPAGTSARDHVLSIVYEEMVDLVGDSTEIPLENQTILLAGLQGSGKTTTSAKMAWWFAKKGLRPAIVQTDTFRPGAYDQAKEMASRAEVDFYGDPDEEDPVEIARKGLEETSEADVHIVDTAGRHALEDDLIAEIEEIERAVEPDRNLLVLDAAIGQGAKDQARQFDDSIGIDGVAITKLDGTAKGGGALTAVNETDSSIAFLGTGEEVRDIERFEPSGFISRLLGMGDLKQLTERVERAMEETQQEEEDWDPEDMLKGEFTLKDMRRQMQAMNNMGPLDQVMDMIPGMGGGLMDELPDDAMDVTQDRMRDFEVVMDSMTELELENPRAIGANQVERIARGSGKDEERVRELLEQHKMMSQTLKQFQGMGQGNMERMMKKMQGGGGGGGGGMGGMGPFGD, from the coding sequence ATGGTACTCGACGACTTGGGAAGTTCCCTCCGCGACTCCCTCGGCAAACTCAGCGGGCAGTCCCGCGTGACCGAGGAGGACGTAGAGGAGATCGTCAAGGAGATTCAGCGGTCGCTCCTGCAGGCCGACGTGGAAGTCAGCCTCGTGATGGACCTCTCGGACTCCATCAAGGAGCGCGCGCTGGAAGAGGAGTCCCCGGCGGGCACCTCCGCGCGGGACCACGTCCTGAGCATCGTCTACGAGGAGATGGTAGACCTCGTGGGCGACAGCACGGAGATTCCCCTCGAAAATCAGACCATCCTGCTGGCTGGCTTGCAGGGGTCCGGGAAGACCACCACGTCCGCGAAGATGGCGTGGTGGTTCGCCAAGAAGGGCCTGCGACCGGCAATCGTCCAGACCGACACCTTCCGGCCCGGCGCGTACGACCAAGCCAAGGAGATGGCGAGTCGCGCCGAGGTGGACTTCTACGGCGACCCCGACGAGGAGGACCCCGTGGAAATCGCCCGGAAGGGTCTCGAAGAGACGAGCGAGGCCGACGTTCACATCGTGGACACCGCGGGTCGCCACGCGCTCGAAGACGACCTCATCGCCGAAATCGAGGAGATAGAGCGCGCGGTCGAACCCGACCGGAACCTGCTGGTCCTCGACGCCGCCATCGGGCAGGGCGCGAAAGACCAAGCCCGCCAGTTCGACGACTCCATCGGCATCGACGGCGTGGCCATCACGAAACTCGACGGGACCGCGAAGGGTGGCGGGGCGCTGACCGCGGTCAACGAGACGGATTCGTCTATCGCCTTCCTCGGGACCGGCGAGGAGGTCCGCGACATCGAGCGATTCGAGCCGTCGGGGTTCATCTCGCGGCTCCTCGGGATGGGCGACCTGAAGCAACTCACCGAGCGCGTCGAGCGCGCGATGGAGGAGACCCAGCAGGAAGAGGAGGACTGGGACCCCGAGGACATGCTCAAGGGCGAGTTCACGCTCAAGGACATGCGCCGCCAGATGCAGGCGATGAACAACATGGGACCGCTCGACCAAGTGATGGACATGATTCCCGGTATGGGCGGCGGCCTGATGGACGAACTCCCCGACGACGCGATGGACGTGACCCAAGACCGGATGCGGGACTTCGAGGTCGTCATGGACTCGATGACCGAGTTGGAACTGGAGAACCCCCGCGCCATCGGCGCGAATCAGGTCGAGCGCATCGCCCGCGGGAGCGGGAAAGACGAGGAGCGCGTCCGGGAACTCCTCGAACAGCACAAGATGATGTCCCAGACGCTCAAGCAGTTCCAAGGCATGGGCCAAGGCAACATGGAGCGCATGATGAAGAAGATGCAGGGCGGCGGTGGAGGCGGCGGTGGCGGCATGGGTGGGATGGGTCCGTTCGGCGACTAA
- a CDS encoding arsenate reductase/protein-tyrosine-phosphatase family protein, whose translation MTTVAFVCVQNAGRSQMATAFAEREVRERREASEPTSVRRAGRTASGEAGSDDPRADEREASEEGAESVEILTGGTDPADHVHDEVVEVMAERGFDLSERTPREITHDELQDCDYVITMGCSAKDVCPATWAGENRDWGLDDPDGEELDAVRAIRDEIEERVADLFAELAA comes from the coding sequence ATGACGACGGTCGCGTTCGTCTGCGTCCAGAACGCCGGGCGGAGTCAGATGGCGACCGCGTTTGCAGAGCGCGAGGTCCGCGAGCGACGCGAAGCGTCCGAGCCGACCTCGGTACGGCGAGCGGGGAGGACAGCGAGCGGCGAAGCCGGGAGCGACGACCCGCGAGCAGACGAGCGCGAAGCGTCCGAGGAGGGAGCCGAGTCGGTCGAAATTCTCACCGGCGGCACCGACCCCGCCGACCACGTCCACGACGAGGTGGTCGAGGTGATGGCCGAGCGCGGGTTCGACCTCTCGGAGCGGACTCCTCGGGAGATTACCCACGACGAGTTGCAGGACTGCGACTACGTCATCACGATGGGATGTTCTGCCAAGGACGTGTGTCCGGCGACGTGGGCGGGCGAGAACCGCGACTGGGGGCTGGACGACCCCGACGGCGAGGAGTTGGACGCGGTGCGGGCGATTCGTGACGAAATCGAGGAGCGCGTGGCCGACCTGTTCGCGGAACTCGCCGCCTGA